From the bacterium genome, one window contains:
- the atpD gene encoding F0F1 ATP synthase subunit beta: MNTGKVVQVIGPVIDVEFDPDKVPDIFTALVLEDKSGKETIRLVAEVQQQLGRNMVRAVGMSTTDGVVRGMEVQDTGQPITVPVGRECLGRLFNVLGETIDRKGPVKTEKRYSIHRDPPKFVSLRPNTELFETGIKVIDLLEPYVKGGKIGLFGGAGVGKTVVIMELINNVAKQHGGFSVFAGVGERTREGNDLYKDMQESGVIDKTCMVYGQMNEPPGARMRVGLSALTMAEYFRDEEKQDVLLFIDNIFRFTQAGSEVSALLGRMPSAVGYQPTLGTEMGELQERITSTRDGSITSVQAIYVPADDLTDPAPATAFSHLDATTVLSRRIVELGIYPAVDPLDSTSRIMDANVIGEEHYNVARRVQEILQRYKDLQDIIAILGMDELSEDDKVVVNRARRIQKFLSQPFHVAEQFTGQAGKYVKLDDNIRSFKGLVNGDYDEIPEQLFTMAGAIDDVLERYEEYKKQQ; encoded by the coding sequence CAGCAGCAGTTGGGCCGCAACATGGTCCGCGCCGTGGGCATGAGCACCACCGACGGTGTAGTGCGCGGGATGGAAGTCCAGGACACCGGCCAGCCGATCACGGTGCCGGTGGGACGGGAATGCCTGGGCCGTCTGTTCAACGTGCTGGGTGAGACGATCGACCGTAAAGGGCCGGTCAAGACTGAGAAGCGTTACTCGATCCACCGCGATCCGCCCAAGTTTGTCAGCCTGCGTCCGAACACCGAGCTGTTCGAGACCGGGATCAAGGTGATCGACCTGCTCGAACCCTACGTCAAAGGCGGCAAGATCGGCCTGTTCGGCGGCGCCGGCGTGGGCAAGACAGTGGTCATCATGGAGCTGATCAACAACGTGGCCAAACAGCACGGCGGGTTCTCGGTGTTCGCCGGCGTGGGCGAGCGCACCCGCGAGGGCAACGATCTGTACAAGGACATGCAGGAATCCGGGGTTATCGATAAGACCTGCATGGTCTACGGCCAGATGAACGAGCCGCCCGGAGCGCGCATGCGCGTGGGCTTGAGCGCGCTGACCATGGCCGAGTATTTCCGCGACGAAGAGAAGCAGGACGTGCTGCTGTTCATCGACAACATCTTCCGTTTCACCCAGGCCGGCTCCGAGGTGAGCGCTCTTCTGGGCCGTATGCCCTCGGCCGTGGGCTACCAGCCCACCCTGGGCACGGAGATGGGCGAGCTGCAGGAACGCATCACCTCCACGCGTGACGGCTCGATCACCTCGGTCCAGGCGATCTACGTCCCGGCCGATGATCTGACCGACCCGGCCCCGGCCACGGCGTTCAGCCATCTGGATGCCACCACTGTGCTCAGCCGCCGGATCGTGGAGCTGGGCATCTACCCGGCCGTGGACCCGCTTGACTCGACCAGCCGTATCATGGACGCCAACGTGATCGGCGAGGAGCACTACAACGTGGCCCGCCGCGTCCAGGAAATCCTGCAGCGCTACAAGGACCTGCAGGACATCATCGCCATCCTGGGCATGGACGAGTTGAGCGAGGACGACAAGGTGGTGGTCAACCGCGCCCGCCGCATCCAGAAATTCCTCTCCCAGCCGTTCCACGTGGCCGAGCAGTTCACCGGCCAGGCCGGCAAGTACGTGAAGCTGGATGACAACATCCGCAGCTTCAAAGGCCTGGTCAACGGCGACTACGACGAGATCCCGGAGCAGTTGTTCACCATGGCCGGGGCGATCGACGACGTGCTGGAGCGCTACGAGGAATACAAGAAACAGCAGTGA